In Polaribacter sp. Hel_I_88, the following proteins share a genomic window:
- the thrC gene encoding threonine synthase, with the protein MNYYSLHHKSPNTTFKNAVVEGLAKDRGIYFPENITPLSQDFIKNIENYTNHEIAFEAIKQFVGDEIPTEILKEIIEKTVSFDFPLVKVDENIASLELFHGPTMAFKDVGAKFMAKCLEYFNRDNKEEVTVLVATSGDTGGAVANGFLGAKGVNVVILYPSGKVSDIQEKQLTTLGQNITALEVDGVFDDCQEMVKTAFLDEEIIKKLTSANSINVARWLPQMFYFFFAYKALKSKNKELVFSVPSGNFGNICAGIMAQKLGLPIKHFVAATNVNDTVPNYLVDGIYTPKPSKATISNAMDVGNPSNFIRIRELFNNDLATLKSAFSSYSFTDDETRETMQKIYENSGYVADPHGAVGYLGLKKYGLKENEFGVFLETAHPVKFLDVVEETLPVKVEIPEQIQKVMNNKKVALKASSYEDLKAFLME; encoded by the coding sequence ATGAACTACTACAGTTTACACCATAAATCGCCTAACACAACTTTTAAAAATGCAGTTGTAGAAGGTTTAGCAAAAGATAGAGGAATTTATTTCCCAGAAAATATTACGCCATTATCACAAGATTTTATTAAGAATATAGAAAATTATACAAATCATGAAATTGCTTTTGAAGCCATAAAACAATTTGTAGGTGATGAAATTCCGACTGAAATACTAAAAGAAATTATTGAAAAAACAGTTTCTTTCGATTTTCCCTTGGTAAAAGTTGATGAAAACATTGCTTCTTTAGAATTGTTTCATGGACCAACAATGGCTTTTAAAGATGTTGGTGCAAAATTTATGGCTAAATGTTTAGAGTATTTTAATAGAGATAATAAGGAAGAAGTTACAGTTTTAGTAGCCACTTCTGGAGATACTGGAGGTGCAGTTGCCAATGGATTTTTAGGCGCAAAAGGTGTGAATGTAGTTATTTTATATCCTTCAGGAAAAGTGAGCGATATTCAAGAAAAACAACTCACAACTTTAGGGCAAAACATAACAGCTTTAGAAGTTGATGGTGTTTTTGACGATTGCCAAGAAATGGTAAAAACAGCTTTTTTAGATGAGGAAATTATCAAGAAATTAACCTCTGCAAATTCAATTAATGTTGCACGTTGGTTGCCACAGATGTTCTATTTTTTCTTTGCATATAAAGCATTAAAATCAAAAAATAAAGAATTGGTTTTTTCTGTGCCAAGTGGAAATTTCGGAAATATTTGTGCAGGAATTATGGCGCAAAAATTAGGTTTACCCATCAAACATTTTGTAGCTGCTACCAATGTAAATGATACTGTTCCTAATTATTTAGTTGATGGGATTTATACACCAAAACCATCGAAAGCAACTATTTCTAATGCTATGGATGTTGGAAACCCAAGTAATTTTATTAGAATTAGAGAATTGTTTAACAACGATTTAGCAACTTTAAAAAGCGCTTTTTCTTCTTACAGTTTTACAGATGATGAAACTCGTGAAACCATGCAGAAAATCTACGAAAATTCTGGTTATGTTGCAGATCCTCATGGAGCAGTTGGTTATTTAGGACTGAAAAAATACGGTTTAAAAGAAAACGAATTTGGTGTGTTTTTAGAAACTGCACATCCTGTTAAATTTTTAGATGTTGTTGAAGAAACGTTGCCTGTAAAAGTGGAAATTCCTGAACAGATTCAAAAAGTAATGAATAATAAGAAAGTCGCTTTAAAAGCGAGTTCTTATGAAGATTTGAAAGCTTTTTTAATGGAATAA